Proteins found in one Triticum aestivum cultivar Chinese Spring chromosome 4D, IWGSC CS RefSeq v2.1, whole genome shotgun sequence genomic segment:
- the LOC123095952 gene encoding phenolic glucoside malonyltransferase 2, translating to MAPAQQVQVPVQASPPAILSVLETTLVAPSPSAGAAPLESSLPLTFFDVLWLNSPPVERVFFYRLAADADVPAILSNLRTSLPQALHAYYPLAGRLRLTPGTADRYEIYYQPGDGVTFTVAEYRDDVDIDELVVDKPREVCKIGPLAPPLPKGGPVLALQATVLQRGLAIGVAVHHAACDGAISTRFLHTWAAAGTGVVAPSPPVIDRTLIKDATGLYDVFVKAMPSADEMEHVKELDDKLLATFTLSKQDIQRVKDVVASEAARRGAPPPRCSSLVATFGFMWSCYQRARDDAGSNGGDRPTYLVFPVDHRARMKPPVPDEYLGNCVGGAMHAAPMDQLAEAGASGLFVACTALAAAIEEAVRGIRSPETIALWLDKFREAAMAGMWTVAGSPRFRVYEVDFGFGRPAKVEIVSVARTGAMAVAEGRSSAGGIEVGISLPAAGMQRFQECFRDAIDSLHHH from the coding sequence ATGGCGCCAGCGCAGCAAGTGCAAGTTCCAGTGCAAGCCTCGCCACCCGCGATTCTCAGCGTCCTCGAGACCACTCTCGTAGCGCCCTCGCCGAGCGCCGGTGCCGCCCCGCTGGAGTCCTCCCTCCCGCTCACCTTCTTCGACGTCCTCTGGCTCAACTCCCCGCCCGTCGAGCGTGTTTTCTTCTaccgcctcgccgccgacgccgacgtCCCCGCCATCCTCTCCAACCTCAGGACCTCGCTGCCCCAGGCTCTCCACGCCTACTACCCGCTCGCCGGCCGCCTCCGCCTCACGCCTGGGACGGCTGACCGCTACGAGATCTACTACCAGCCGGGCGACGGCGTCACCTTCACCGTCGCCGAGTACCGCGACGATGTTGACATCGACGAGCTCGTGGTTGACAAGCCGAGGGAGGTCTGCAAGATCGGGCCGCTCGCACCGCCTCTTCCCAAGGGGGGCCCGGTGCTCGCGCTGCAGGCCACCGTGCTCCAGCGTGGCCTCGCCATTGGCGTGGCCGTGCACCACGCTGCCTGCGACGGCGCCATCTCCACGCGCTTCCTGCACACCTGGGCGGCGGCCGGCACCGGCGTCGTCGCTCCGTCACCTCCTGTCATCGACAGAACTCTCATAAAGGACGCCACGGGTCTCTACGACGTCTTCGTCAAAGCCATGCCGTCGGCCGACGAGATGGAGCACGTCAAGGAGTTGGACGACAAGCTCCTCGCCACCTTCACACTGTCCAAACAAGACATACAGCGTGTCAAGGACGTGGTAGCCAGCGAAGCGGCGCGGCGAGGCGCGCCGCCGCCGCGATGCTCCTCGCTGGTggccaccttcggcttcatgtggTCCTGCTACCAGCGAGCCAGAGACGATGCAGGAAGCAACGGCGGCGACCGCCCGACGTACCTGGTCTTCCCCGTCGACCACCGCGCGCGGATGAAGCCTCCCGTCCCGGACGAGTACCTCGGCAACTGCGTCGGCGGCGCCATGCACGCCGCGCCCATGGACCAGCTCGCGGAAGCCGGCGCCAGCGGCCTCTTCGTCGCGTGCACGGCGCTAGCTGCGGCGATCGAGGAAGCGGTGCGCGGCATCAGGTCACCCGAGACGATCGCGTTGTGGTTGGACAAGTTTAGGGAGGCTGCCATGGCCGGGATGTGGACTGTCGCCGGGTCGCCGAGGTTCCGCGTGTACGAGGTGGACTTTGGGTTCgggcggccggccaaggtggaGATCGTGTCCGTGGCGAGAACCGGTGCCATGGCGGTGGCAGAAGGGCGGAGCAGCGCCGGCGGCATCGAGGTGGGCATCTCTCTGCCGGCGGCTGGCATGCAGAGGTTCCAAGAGTGCTTCCGAGATGCCATTGACTCGCTTCATCATCATTAA